From one Dermacentor silvarum isolate Dsil-2018 chromosome 3, BIME_Dsil_1.4, whole genome shotgun sequence genomic stretch:
- the LOC119444853 gene encoding shematrin-like protein 1, with protein sequence MIRACVLLALATSAFAGYTGYGLGYGLGYGGLGYGYGLGHAYGGLGYGYGLGHAYGGLGYGYGLGYAGYAPAVHTVAHAAPAVATVAHAPVATYAAAPVVAAAPAVTKVATTYHAPAVATVAHAPVAAYAAAPAVATYATAVHHAPAVATVAHAAPVVAGYHAAPVYNYGVGTLGYGVGHYGYGHGLLGYGLNYGYGLGSPYHYGALLRKKKSLSLATPATVLGYGLGYGGLGYGYGLGHAYGGLGYGYGLGHAYGGLGYGYGLGYAGYAPAVHTVAHAAPAVATVAHAPVAAYAAAPVVAAAPAVTRVAAYHAAPAVATYAAAPAVATYAAAPAVTKVATTYHAPAVATVAHAPVAAYAAAPAVASYATAVHHAPAVATVAHAAPVVAGYHAAPVYNYGVGTLGYGVGHYGYGHGLLGYGLNYGYGLGSPYHYGALLRKKKCEYTIVLFRMVEKCSVCIDNNSITLVMSASCRCKKKCFGGAEI encoded by the exons ATG ATCCGTGCCTGCGTCCTCTTGGCTCTTGCCACCAGCGCTTTCGCTGGCTACACCGGCTACGGCCTGGGCTACGGTCTGGGCTATGGCGGTCTTGGTTACGGCTACGGTCTCGGCCACGCCTACGGTGGTCTTGGATACGGCTACGGTCTCGGCCACGCCTACGGTGGTCTTGGATACGGTTACGGTCTCGGCTACGCCGGCTATGCTCCAGCTGTCCACACCGTCGCCCACGCTGCTCCAGCTGTCGCTACCGTTGCTCACGCCCCAGTCGCCACTTACGCTGCTGCTCCAGTTGTTGCCGCTGCTCCAGCCGTGACCAAGGTTGCTACCACCTACCACGCCCCAGCTGTCGCCACCGTGGCTCACGCTCCAGTTGCCGCTTACGCTGCTGCTCCAGCCGTCGCCACCTACGCCACTGCCGTCCACCACGCCCCAGCTGTGGCCACTGTGGCTCATGCTGCCCCAGTTGTTGCCGGCTACCACGCCGCTCCAGTGTACAACTACGGTGTTGGCACTCTCGGCTATGGTGTTGGCCACTACGGTTACGGTCACGGTCTCCTCGGCTATGGCCTGAACTACGGCTACGGCCTTGGCTCTCCCTACCACTATGGTGCCCTTCTCCGCAAGAAGAAGT CGCTTTCGCTGGCTACACCGGCTACGGTCCTGGGCTACGGTCTGGGCTATGGCGGTCTTGGATACGGCTACGGTCTCGGCCACGCCTACGGTGGTCTTGGATATGGCTACGGTCTCGGCCACGCCTACGGTGGTCTTGGATACGGCTACGGTCTCGGCTATGCCGGATATGCTCCAGCTGTGCACACCGTCGCCCATGCTGCTCCAGCCGTCGCAACCGTTGCACACGCCCCAGTCGCCGCTTACGCTGCTGCTCCAGTTGTTGCCGCTGCTCCAGCCGTGACCAGGGTGGCCGCCTACCACGCCGCCCCGGCTGTTGCCACTTATGCCGCTGCCCCAGCTGTCGCCACCtacgccgctgctccagccgtgACCAAGGTTGCTACCACCTACCACGCCCCAGCTGTCGCCACCGTAGCTCACGCTCCAGTGGCCGCTTACGCTGCTGCCCCAGCCGTCGCCTCCTACGCCACCGCCGTCCACCACGCCCCAGCTGTAGCCACTGTCGCTCATGCTGCCCCAGTTGTTGCCGGCTACCACGCCGCTCCAGTGTACAACTACGGTGTTGGCACCCTCGGCTACGGTGTTGGCCACTACGGTTACGGTCACGGACTCCTCGGCTATGGCCTGAACTACGGCTACGGCCTTGGCTCTCCCTACCACTATGGTGCCCTTCTGCGCAAGAAGAAGTGTGAGTATACAATTGTTCTATTTCGGATGGTAGAAAAATGTAGTGTATGCATTGATAATAATTCCATTACTTTGGTGATGTCAGCGTCTTgtcgatgcaaaaaaaaatgctttggTGGCGCTGAAATTTAG